Genomic segment of Phycisphaerae bacterium:
TTCATTGTTATATTCCTAAAATAAGGGTTTCTAATGTATCTTTGTTGGCAAAACGAAGGAAACAGGGTAGCTTAAAACAGTTGTATTTGCAAGGGTTTTATTGCTTTGATAGCTGGTTTGGAGCTGGAAGCGCCAGCTTGACAGTGCCTTTAAAAACAGCCGAGGCCTATGCCGATTACTCGGCATAGGCCCCGGATTGGTGCAAAGTCTATGTCATCTCGCATTGATTAGCGAGGATACATCTGCTCGGTAAGCCATCTATCAACTAGAAGGGCAAAGTCTTTGAAGTTAATCCTTCGTTGGCCTTTCGCTTGCTCACCAATGTACGGAGGTGTTTCATTAGCATCATACACCTCAGCAGATGACGGTATCGGAACCCACAGCGAGCCGTCTAAAGGAGTCAGGTCAGCCAGATATGCTACCTCATTGGGCTCCAGACAGCGATCGTAGATGCGGACTTCGTCGATGTAGCCGTAGAAGGCCTCTGGGCAATTCGGCCAGGCGTTTTGATCCTGGGTTACGCCGATAGTCAAGAAAATGTTGGCGTCATCTCCGCGGCTGAAGTGCCATGGTCCGGTATTTACTTGTCCGCCATTGAAATAGAGCCTGGCTTGGCTGTTTGCGTCTTCCGGGTTTTGCACAGGATTCGGAGGATTCGCATACGTGACAGCCACGTGCACCCACTGGTTGATGTACCGCATCATTAGGTCATCCGCACTATACACATCCTCATTTCTTGACCGTATAGCAAATCCGCCCTGTTGACCGTTGGTGTCAACTTCAAGCATCCAAACCATGCTGGTATTATCCCAGCCGCGTCTTTTACCCAGTATTCCCTGGGCCTTACTACGGAGATAATCGTCCCAGTATCGCGGCCCTAACCACCTGACCCACGCAGACAAGGTCATTGCGTTAGCATCACTGGCATCGTAGGCACCGAATCCAAGGCGCAAATCACCAAAGGTTGTGCCGCACTGAACCCTGGAGCCCTGTAGGCCGGCCATGTAGATGCATGGGTTAAGCGTATTGCCATCGTAGCCGGGTGTCGCCCATGTGGTGCCGAAATGACTTGGCGGGGTAGTAGCATCGTTCCATGTAGTCCCGATCCATTTAGTTTCGTTGGGCTCGGTATGTACCCTGTTGCCGTCTCCCTCGTTCAGCGGGTAGTATACAACAGGATTACCGTTAAGGCTCGGGTTGCGCGTCGCAATAAGCGCATCCCTGTCAAGCCAGGCGTCTGCCATTGCCTCAATCTCGAGATAGTCTATCACGCAGTCACCGGCAGGGGCGCCAGCTGGAGCGTAGTCAAAGGGAACAAAGTCGGCATCGCGCTCCACAAGGGCGCATCTGGTAGCATAAATCTGAATATCCTCAAAGTACACTGTGCCTTGGCCTCTGGTGGTTGTATCGCCGAAGCCGATAATAATCCTTGAAACATTAGAAAGGTTGATGCTCGGATTTTTATCTTCGAATTCCGCCAGGGCAATATTCCACTCTTGCCACTCTTCTGCCCTTATGTCGTTCATATCGCCTTTGTATAGTACTTTCGCGGTATTCGTGCCATCGGTCAGTGTCACATACATCTTCTCAGTGACGGCATTGGTGGATATGCCATAGAACCACATCGTCAGTGATTTGGCGTTCATCCCAAGCCAGTTCTTGTCAATATGCAATTGAGCGTCTCCGGTGCCGAGGTCCGCTCTGACCTCAGAGAAGTATGGCGTGAGGTTGTTTCTATACCAATACCGCATCGAATACGGCCCGTCACCGTGGTTCGGGTCTGTTGCAGCATAAACTCGCGCCTTAGTTACGGGTGTACCCTGGGTCGTGGTATCCTTCCAGGTATCAACAATCCTGTCAGGCCATGTGACGTCATACACATGATTAAAGTTGTCCACGAGAGAGTTCGGA
This window contains:
- a CDS encoding LamG domain-containing protein, encoding MYKKFLFLATLVLVLSLVCSSYGADTTAPRPVPAKWRIVPITLGPTSIQMASVTALDQANSIPIQYLFECSDVPAASSTWQTDTNYIATGLTPSTVHTFRVRARDSALNMTSWALARSATTDAVTTPPVLRLDLNYTPDNNDPNTHTSFVAFTLEDTGSDVNGITIDLGGSINSTRRDDPCGGWSRYAGSPLMLGDPCYYSPRAGEKIYRDFVFGVRPSGVTITLWGLGINRDCNIMIWAWDAQSTGDANRVAEWSANGTPLFDTDFMGGAVNQPLQDNYSLSASKDFWKWAFWGRATSDEFGRIVLTSERGPNSPETQPFAFVNALQVEPNAFIAFVETPYAHRPVPFDGTENVPVRTDLKWRNGEDVDYHDLYLGTDYNDVNDADENSPLLIGPGLTVGQNTGYDPYGAAGFLALDTAYYWRVDETDGDLNVYKGEVWGFTTSPNSLVDNFNHVYDVTWPDRIVDTWKDTTTQGTPVTKARVYAATDPNHGDGPYSMRYWYRNNLTPYFSEVRADLGTGDAQLHIDKNWLGMNAKSLTMWFYGISTNAVTEKMYVTLTDGTNTAKVLYKGDMNDIRAEEWQEWNIALAEFEDKNPSINLSNVSRIIIGFGDTTTRGQGTVYFEDIQIYATRCALVERDADFVPFDYAPAGAPAGDCVIDYLEIEAMADAWLDRDALIATRNPSLNGNPVVYYPLNEGDGNRVHTEPNETKWIGTTWNDATTPPSHFGTTWATPGYDGNTLNPCIYMAGLQGSRVQCGTTFGDLRLGFGAYDASDANAMTLSAWVRWLGPRYWDDYLRSKAQGILGKRRGWDNTSMVWMLEVDTNGQQGGFAIRSRNEDVYSADDLMMRYINQWVHVAVTYANPPNPVQNPEDANSQARLYFNGGQVNTGPWHFSRGDDANIFLTIGVTQDQNAWPNCPEAFYGYIDEVRIYDRCLEPNEVAYLADLTPLDGSLWVPIPSSAEVYDANETPPYIGEQAKGQRRINFKDFALLVDRWLTEQMYPR